The following are encoded together in the Poseidonibacter lekithochrous genome:
- a CDS encoding carbonic anhydrase — MEINDLVKGNKKFREVSFPRFEGNIKELVEHGQKPEVLFVGCSDSRITPDLMLDTEPGDMFILRNVGNFVPPYSPDDDFHGSSAAIEYAVSVLGVKHIIICGHSHCGACKSLYKDIGDSPDLVHVKKWLELGKKAKEYTLLAIQDKTDQEKLYRATERISVVHQMENLLTFPDVERKVKNGTLQIHGWYYRIEDGTLEYYDGEECSFKPLVESSDKK; from the coding sequence ATGGAAATTAATGATTTAGTTAAAGGTAATAAAAAATTTAGAGAAGTAAGTTTCCCTAGATTTGAAGGAAATATTAAAGAACTAGTAGAACATGGACAAAAACCAGAAGTTCTATTTGTAGGATGTTCTGATAGTAGAATTACTCCTGATTTAATGCTTGACACTGAACCTGGAGATATGTTCATTTTAAGAAATGTTGGTAACTTTGTACCTCCATATAGTCCTGATGATGATTTCCACGGTAGTTCTGCTGCTATTGAATATGCTGTTTCTGTATTAGGTGTAAAACATATTATTATTTGTGGACATTCTCACTGTGGAGCTTGTAAAAGTTTATACAAAGATATTGGGGATTCACCTGATTTAGTACACGTAAAAAAATGGTTAGAATTAGGGAAAAAAGCTAAAGAATATACTTTATTAGCTATTCAAGATAAAACTGACCAAGAAAAACTATATAGAGCAACTGAGCGAATCTCAGTAGTTCACCAAATGGAAAACTTACTTACATTCCCAGATGTTGAAAGAAAAGTAAAAAATGGTACTTTACAAATTCATGGTTGGTACTATAGAATTGAAGATGGAACTTTAGAGTATTATGATGGAGAAGAGTGTTCATTTAAACCTTTAGTTGAAAGTTCTGATAAAAAATGA